One segment of Humidesulfovibrio mexicanus DNA contains the following:
- the fdnG gene encoding formate dehydrogenase-N subunit alpha, producing MSLTRRGFLHLSAAAALTGAFAGIGHAAKPKAAGAQKAAIDRIAQLKPEWSKQTTTVCCYCAVGCGLIVNTALSGSKRAINIEGDPDHPINEGALCAKGASIYQLTEGNPGEKNPRLTKVMYRKPYGTKWEEKSWDWALERIARKIKATRDAGFVQKNAKGQVVNRCENIASVGSAAMDNEECWAYQAFLRSLGLTYIEHQARIUHSATVAALAESFGRGAMTNHWIDLKNSDCILIMGSNAAENHPISFKWVIRAQEKGAKLIHVDPRFTRTSTKADIYAPLRSGSDIAFLGGLINYILGKDLAFKEYVVNYTNASFIVGTGFDFKDGLFSGYNAETRKYDKGQWKFEMDEKGAPKRDNTLQNPRCVYQLLKKHYARYTVDRVVEMCGTPKDKVLEVFDAFASTGRPDKSGTVMYAMGWTQHTVGVQNIRAMSIVQMLLGNMGVAGGGVNALRGESNVQGSTDQALLFHIIPGYMPTPSTAQPSLDDYLKLIKPVSNDPMSVNWKKNYGKYAVSLLKSFYKDIEPAQAYGWLPKLEVGQNASWLVMFDEMLQGKFKGFLAWGMNPAVSGANSNKTREAMTKLDWMVNVNIYDNETGSFWMGPGMDPKKIKTEVFMLPCSVSVEKEGSISNSGRWMQWRYQGPKPLGDSRPDGEIIYELAHKLRELYKKDGGAFPEPILGLNWEDMGDGHEFNAHKTARLINGYYLKDVEEKLPDGSVKVYKKGSQVQSFLALKDDGSTCSGNWIYCGSYVDADPAKGNRAARRSKEQTPAQANVGLYPNWSWAWPVNRRVIYNRASVDKSGKPYAPHKAVLAWNAEAKKWDIDVVDGGGNPGAVHPFIMQQHGMAALYGPGLNDGPFPEYYEPLECPVSAHPFSKELHNPTALKFAGEKHNVCDPRYPFVCTTYRVTEHWQTGLQTRPQAWLLEAEPQMFCEMSEELAELRGIKNGEKVILENGRGKLWAIAIVTKRFKPFTVQGQTVHEVGIPWHYGWRWPKDGSGGDAANLLVPSVGDPNTGIPESKAFMVNVRKA from the coding sequence ATGTCGCTTACCCGCAGAGGATTCCTGCACCTCTCCGCCGCGGCCGCCCTCACCGGCGCCTTTGCAGGCATAGGCCACGCGGCCAAGCCCAAGGCCGCCGGAGCCCAAAAGGCCGCAATCGACCGCATCGCACAGCTCAAGCCCGAATGGAGCAAGCAGACCACCACGGTGTGCTGCTATTGCGCCGTTGGCTGCGGCCTCATCGTCAACACGGCCCTGTCGGGCTCAAAACGCGCCATCAACATCGAGGGCGACCCCGACCATCCCATCAACGAAGGCGCGCTGTGCGCCAAGGGCGCAAGCATCTACCAGCTCACCGAGGGCAACCCCGGCGAAAAGAATCCGCGCCTGACCAAGGTCATGTACCGCAAGCCCTACGGCACCAAGTGGGAAGAGAAATCCTGGGACTGGGCCCTTGAGCGCATCGCCCGAAAGATCAAGGCAACCCGCGACGCGGGTTTTGTCCAGAAAAACGCCAAGGGCCAAGTGGTGAACCGCTGCGAAAACATCGCCAGCGTGGGCAGCGCCGCAATGGACAACGAGGAGTGCTGGGCCTACCAAGCCTTCCTGCGCTCGCTGGGACTGACATACATAGAACATCAGGCCCGTATCTGACACAGCGCCACTGTTGCGGCTCTGGCAGAGTCGTTCGGACGCGGCGCGATGACCAATCACTGGATCGACCTCAAGAACAGTGACTGCATTCTCATAATGGGCAGCAACGCTGCCGAAAACCATCCCATTTCCTTCAAGTGGGTCATCCGCGCCCAGGAAAAGGGCGCAAAGCTCATCCACGTGGACCCGCGCTTCACGCGCACCAGCACCAAGGCCGACATCTACGCCCCCCTGCGCTCCGGCTCGGACATCGCGTTCCTGGGCGGCCTCATCAATTACATCCTCGGGAAAGACCTCGCCTTCAAGGAATACGTCGTCAACTACACCAACGCCTCTTTTATCGTAGGCACCGGCTTCGACTTCAAGGACGGCCTGTTCAGCGGCTACAACGCCGAGACCCGCAAGTACGACAAGGGCCAGTGGAAGTTCGAGATGGATGAGAAGGGAGCGCCCAAGCGCGACAACACCCTTCAGAATCCGCGCTGCGTGTACCAGCTCTTGAAGAAGCACTACGCCCGCTACACGGTGGACCGCGTGGTGGAGATGTGCGGCACGCCGAAGGACAAGGTGCTTGAGGTCTTCGACGCCTTCGCCTCCACCGGCAGGCCGGACAAGTCCGGCACGGTCATGTACGCCATGGGCTGGACCCAGCACACCGTGGGCGTGCAGAACATCCGCGCCATGAGCATCGTGCAGATGCTGCTCGGCAACATGGGCGTGGCCGGCGGCGGCGTGAACGCGCTGCGCGGCGAGTCCAACGTGCAGGGCTCCACCGACCAGGCCCTGCTCTTCCACATCATTCCCGGCTACATGCCCACGCCCAGCACCGCCCAGCCCAGCCTGGACGACTACCTCAAGCTCATCAAGCCGGTCTCCAACGACCCCATGAGCGTGAACTGGAAGAAGAACTACGGCAAGTACGCCGTCAGCCTGCTCAAGAGCTTCTACAAGGACATTGAGCCTGCCCAGGCCTATGGCTGGCTGCCCAAGCTCGAGGTCGGACAGAACGCCTCCTGGCTGGTCATGTTCGACGAGATGCTCCAGGGCAAATTCAAGGGCTTCCTCGCCTGGGGCATGAACCCCGCCGTGTCCGGAGCCAACTCCAACAAGACGCGCGAGGCCATGACCAAGCTCGACTGGATGGTCAACGTCAACATCTACGACAACGAGACCGGGAGCTTCTGGATGGGGCCGGGCATGGACCCCAAGAAGATCAAGACCGAGGTGTTCATGCTGCCCTGCTCGGTCTCCGTGGAAAAGGAAGGCTCCATCTCCAACTCCGGCCGCTGGATGCAGTGGCGCTACCAGGGCCCCAAACCCCTGGGCGACTCCCGCCCGGACGGCGAGATCATCTACGAGTTGGCCCACAAGCTGCGTGAGCTGTACAAGAAGGATGGCGGCGCCTTCCCCGAGCCGATTCTGGGCCTGAACTGGGAGGACATGGGCGACGGACATGAGTTCAACGCCCACAAGACGGCCCGGCTCATCAACGGCTACTACCTCAAGGACGTTGAGGAGAAGCTGCCCGACGGCTCCGTGAAGGTGTACAAGAAGGGCAGCCAGGTGCAGAGCTTCCTCGCCCTCAAGGACGACGGCAGCACCTGCTCCGGCAACTGGATCTACTGCGGATCGTACGTGGACGCCGACCCGGCCAAGGGCAACCGCGCGGCCAGGCGTTCCAAGGAACAGACCCCGGCCCAGGCCAATGTGGGCCTCTATCCCAACTGGTCGTGGGCCTGGCCGGTGAACCGCCGCGTCATCTACAACCGGGCCAGCGTGGACAAGAGCGGCAAGCCCTACGCCCCGCACAAGGCCGTGCTGGCCTGGAACGCCGAGGCCAAGAAATGGGACATCGACGTGGTGGACGGCGGAGGCAACCCAGGCGCCGTGCATCCGTTCATCATGCAGCAGCACGGCATGGCCGCGCTCTACGGTCCGGGCCTGAACGACGGCCCCTTCCCCGAATACTACGAACCGCTCGAATGCCCGGTGTCCGCGCACCCCTTCTCCAAGGAGCTGCACAACCCCACGGCATTGAAGTTCGCAGGGGAAAAGCACAACGTCTGCGATCCCCGCTACCCCTTCGTGTGCACCACCTACCGCGTCACCGAGCACTGGCAGACGGGCTTGCAGACCCGCCCGCAGGCCTGGCTGCTTGAGGCCGAACCCCAGATGTTCTGCGAGATGAGCGAAGAGCTCGCGGAACTCCGCGGCATCAAGAACGGCGAAAAGGTCATCCTGGAAAACGGCCGCGGCAAGCTCTGGGCCATCGCCATCGTCACCAAGCGCTTCAAGCCCTTCACCGTGCAGGGCCAGACCGTCCATGAGGTGGGCATTCCCTGGCACTACGGCTGGCGCTGGCCAAAGGACGGCAGCGGCGGCGACGCGGCCAACCTGCTGGTCCCCTCCGTGGGCGACCCCAACACCGGCATCCCCGAGTCGAAGGCCTTCATGGTCAACGTCCGGAAGGCGTAA
- a CDS encoding transposase has protein sequence MQQTSSQSAPVAPIETEEHARAAFVALCWPDGEKICPRCHAHAPYQLSGGRLRCGSCRYTFHDFTGRWLNETGLSPLKWMRVAQAFANELSPREAATEVGISYNTAFKALTVLRLAVLAQGADAQQFLRPGGVLAPLLAASAQEQNAPPCSSLPVYGLLSRSQHVFVDLLPELSAESVLHFNHNFHLRVARHGSILITDRYKTYDALILCGDEHLPYHYLLRHPGQIFAETGGCPFWDYAKPRLRQFKGLSWRRFPLYLKELALRHNMRDQDLAPVLHAALCGLVPKLA, from the coding sequence ATGCAGCAGACTTCATCCCAAAGCGCACCGGTCGCGCCTATCGAAACGGAAGAGCATGCCCGCGCAGCCTTTGTGGCCCTGTGCTGGCCCGACGGCGAAAAAATCTGTCCGCGCTGCCACGCGCACGCGCCCTACCAGCTTTCCGGCGGGCGGCTCCGGTGCGGCTCCTGCCGCTACACCTTCCACGACTTCACCGGCCGCTGGCTGAACGAAACCGGGCTGTCTCCCCTGAAGTGGATGCGCGTGGCCCAGGCTTTCGCCAATGAGCTTTCCCCGCGCGAGGCCGCGACGGAGGTCGGCATCTCCTACAACACGGCCTTCAAGGCGCTTACGGTGTTGCGTTTGGCCGTGCTGGCCCAGGGGGCCGATGCGCAGCAATTTCTGCGGCCCGGCGGGGTGCTGGCCCCGCTTTTGGCCGCCTCCGCCCAGGAGCAGAACGCCCCGCCCTGCTCTTCGCTGCCGGTGTACGGCCTGCTCAGCCGTTCGCAGCACGTGTTCGTGGACCTGCTGCCGGAGCTTTCCGCCGAAAGCGTGCTGCACTTCAACCACAACTTTCATCTGCGCGTGGCCCGCCACGGCAGCATCCTCATCACCGACCGCTACAAGACCTACGATGCGCTGATTCTCTGCGGCGACGAGCACCTGCCCTACCACTACCTGCTGCGTCATCCGGGGCAGATCTTCGCCGAAACCGGCGGCTGCCCCTTCTGGGACTACGCAAAGCCCCGGCTCCGGCAGTTCAAGGGGCTCTCCTGGCGACGCTTCCCGCTCTACCTCAAGGAACTGGCCCTGCGGCACAACATGCGGGATCAGGACCTCGCGCCCGTGCTCCACGCCGCGCTCTGCGGCCTTGTGCCAAAACTTGCGTAA
- a CDS encoding response regulator, with product MEKKILVIDDEQPTLNMFRLLLAAYGYETLTAANGAEGVETFGREKPGIVLTDIKMPVMDGIEVLRRIKDIDPFAEVIVITGHGDMDLAIRALNLDATDFINKPVQRQALSEALSRAEERIALAKSQAVELAVEEEDDAAVLRIQGSVTARSEPLLDRAMARARECGKPRIVLRFSENASTNGAGLSLLTRILMECRERGESVCIEGLSENFRKVFEMVGISRLVEHCVGKQQ from the coding sequence ATGGAGAAAAAGATCCTGGTCATCGACGACGAGCAGCCCACGCTCAACATGTTTCGGCTGCTTCTGGCCGCCTACGGGTACGAGACCCTTACCGCCGCCAACGGGGCCGAGGGCGTGGAGACCTTCGGACGGGAAAAACCGGGCATCGTGCTCACGGACATCAAAATGCCCGTCATGGACGGCATCGAGGTGTTGCGGCGCATCAAGGACATCGACCCCTTCGCCGAGGTCATCGTCATCACCGGGCACGGCGATATGGACCTGGCCATTCGCGCGCTCAATCTCGACGCCACGGATTTCATCAACAAGCCGGTGCAGCGGCAGGCCTTGAGCGAGGCCCTCTCCCGGGCCGAGGAGCGCATCGCCCTGGCCAAAAGCCAGGCTGTGGAGCTGGCGGTGGAGGAGGAGGACGACGCGGCGGTGCTGCGCATCCAGGGCAGCGTCACCGCGCGCAGCGAGCCCCTGCTCGACCGCGCCATGGCCCGCGCGAGAGAGTGCGGCAAACCGCGCATCGTGCTGCGCTTTTCGGAGAACGCCTCCACCAACGGCGCGGGGCTGTCGCTGTTGACGCGCATCCTCATGGAGTGCCGAGAGCGCGGCGAGAGCGTGTGCATCGAGGGGCTTTCCGAGAACTTCCGCAAGGTCTTCGAGATGGTGGGCATCTCACGGCTTGTGGAGCATTGCGTGGGCAAGCAGCAGTAG
- a CDS encoding ABC transporter substrate-binding protein, which translates to MPHARGLLLAALCLLAVLAIVGCGSPREQAEVEESTFGVTSDSVTLGSSLALSGHASYLGTQTLRGALCYLNHVNEGGGVHGRRITLLSYDDSYDPPRCLANTQRLIVEDKVFALFCYVGTPTTVKILPLLEDARIPLLGMFTGANALREPFNRYLINIRASYYQETAAAVRHLVKDLGLKRIAVFYQYDAYGFDGLTGTELALKEYGLEPVARGSYVRGTLDVEEGLTKIQDSQAEAVVMIGTYDPCARFIQFAHEGGFTPIFYTVSFVGAEELARRLDESFGPEAPRPLVVMSQVVPPTEGAGARKFSGGAQEYVELLARYYPDDKPNSVGLEGYYNARILVEGLRRAGRDLTREGFIKSIESIHDYDLGPGQAVSFSPENHQGMERVYFTQLKDGGFTLVESWRDVLNEFRRPRREGAP; encoded by the coding sequence TTGCCGCACGCAAGGGGCCTGCTGCTGGCTGCCCTGTGTCTGCTGGCCGTGCTGGCGATTGTCGGCTGCGGCAGCCCCAGGGAGCAGGCCGAGGTGGAGGAATCCACCTTCGGCGTCACCAGCGACTCCGTCACCCTGGGCTCGTCGCTCGCGCTCTCCGGCCATGCCAGCTATTTGGGCACCCAAACCCTGCGCGGGGCCTTGTGCTACCTGAACCATGTGAACGAGGGCGGCGGCGTGCATGGCCGCAGAATCACGCTTCTCTCCTACGACGACTCCTATGACCCCCCGCGCTGCCTGGCCAATACCCAGCGGCTCATCGTGGAGGACAAGGTATTCGCCCTGTTCTGCTACGTGGGCACGCCCACAACGGTCAAAATTTTGCCGCTCTTGGAGGACGCGCGCATTCCGCTCCTGGGCATGTTCACCGGGGCCAACGCCCTGCGCGAGCCCTTCAACCGCTATCTCATCAACATTCGGGCCAGCTATTACCAGGAGACCGCCGCCGCCGTGCGCCACCTGGTCAAGGATCTCGGCCTCAAGCGCATCGCCGTGTTCTACCAGTACGACGCCTACGGCTTCGACGGGCTCACGGGAACCGAGCTGGCCCTGAAGGAGTACGGGCTGGAGCCCGTCGCCCGCGGCTCCTATGTGCGCGGCACCCTGGACGTGGAGGAGGGCCTCACCAAGATCCAGGACTCGCAGGCCGAGGCCGTGGTTATGATCGGCACCTACGACCCCTGCGCCCGTTTCATCCAGTTCGCCCACGAAGGCGGGTTCACCCCTATTTTCTATACCGTGTCCTTCGTGGGCGCGGAGGAACTGGCCCGGCGTCTGGACGAGAGCTTCGGGCCGGAGGCGCCCCGACCGCTGGTGGTCATGTCCCAGGTGGTTCCCCCCACGGAGGGCGCGGGGGCGCGCAAGTTCTCCGGCGGCGCGCAGGAGTATGTGGAGCTGTTGGCCCGCTACTATCCCGACGACAAGCCCAACTCCGTGGGGCTGGAAGGGTACTACAACGCCCGCATTCTGGTGGAGGGCCTGCGCCGCGCCGGGCGCGATCTCACTCGCGAGGGCTTCATCAAGTCCATCGAGTCCATTCACGACTACGATCTCGGTCCGGGCCAGGCCGTGAGCTTCAGCCCGGAGAACCACCAGGGCATGGAGCGCGTGTACTTCACGCAGCTCAAGGACGGCGGCTTCACGCTTGTGGAGTCCTGGCGCGATGTGCTGAACGAGTTCCGCCGCCCCAGGCGGGAGGGCGCGCCATGA
- a CDS encoding 4Fe-4S dicluster domain-containing protein — MSLYRIALNPNRCIGCKSCLVHCNIKNQLPPGVSLNTIKTLGPFIGSEGRPRIEFVYQNCMQCDDPFCVKACPAGALTKRPEDGLVWLDEDACIGCKRCIDACPWSVPVYVEGLDKVKKCDYCKDRVDQGLDPACVTGCTAKALTFIRPQR, encoded by the coding sequence ATGAGCCTGTACAGAATCGCGCTGAATCCGAACCGGTGCATCGGCTGCAAGTCCTGCCTTGTGCACTGCAACATAAAAAACCAGCTGCCCCCTGGGGTTTCGCTGAACACCATCAAGACCCTCGGTCCCTTCATCGGGTCTGAGGGACGTCCCAGGATCGAATTTGTCTACCAGAACTGCATGCAGTGCGACGACCCGTTCTGCGTCAAGGCCTGCCCCGCCGGAGCGTTGACCAAGCGCCCCGAGGACGGCCTTGTCTGGCTGGACGAGGACGCGTGCATCGGCTGCAAGCGCTGCATCGACGCCTGCCCCTGGAGCGTGCCCGTGTATGTTGAAGGCCTTGATAAGGTCAAAAAGTGCGACTACTGCAAGGACCGCGTGGATCAGGGACTTGATCCGGCCTGCGTCACCGGATGCACGGCCAAGGCCCTTACCTTCATCCGTCCGCAGCGATAG
- a CDS encoding sulfite exporter TauE/SafE family protein — translation MKKRPVIALALATLALSLWLGVAVAQQAAPAAAPAPAAAEAVKPADAAAPAAAEAAKPAAGAVKKKVTLEEALDIAKKSGVVDESKPAGFLGIPGAPSVNPILAFAWAVWVGWIFSTVGAFGGVMAGVGHMSVFGFGAYAGAFKKTAPDLGKIITDSIKASNQFLVGTSAAISSFNYMRMGRLVLPLAISLGLGSLIGAYLAAALSAGKLDFKSYQGYFGLFVLFLGCWLFYQTTEGAKSKQKTAKLAAKAFEDAVKKQKCGESLEGCDIGLKIKKFTASTCEFTFYGVPLQFNPLIPFIGGAVISAIAAFLGVGGGFLLVPFLTSVTQLPMYLAAGTSALAVLVSMITSIITLISKGTPIEWGFIGTELIGIAVGSFIGPMTSKYLSDKWMKRIFIVLSVYIGAGYTLAGFTGFKIPGV, via the coding sequence ATGAAAAAGCGCCCCGTAATCGCCCTGGCACTCGCCACCCTGGCCCTGAGCCTGTGGCTTGGCGTCGCAGTTGCACAGCAGGCCGCTCCCGCGGCAGCACCCGCCCCGGCTGCGGCCGAGGCCGTCAAGCCCGCTGACGCGGCAGCCCCGGCCGCCGCTGAGGCCGCCAAGCCCGCCGCTGGCGCCGTCAAGAAGAAGGTCACCCTTGAGGAAGCCTTGGACATAGCCAAGAAAAGTGGCGTGGTCGACGAGAGCAAGCCCGCGGGCTTCCTGGGCATTCCTGGCGCGCCCAGCGTCAATCCCATCCTGGCCTTCGCCTGGGCCGTGTGGGTCGGCTGGATCTTCTCCACCGTGGGCGCCTTTGGCGGCGTCATGGCCGGCGTGGGCCACATGAGCGTGTTCGGCTTCGGCGCGTATGCCGGCGCCTTCAAGAAGACCGCCCCGGACCTCGGCAAGATCATCACCGACTCCATCAAGGCCTCCAACCAGTTCCTGGTGGGCACCTCGGCGGCCATCAGCTCCTTCAACTACATGCGCATGGGCCGCCTGGTGCTGCCGCTCGCCATCAGCCTGGGCCTGGGCTCCCTCATCGGCGCGTACCTCGCCGCCGCCCTGTCCGCCGGCAAGCTCGACTTCAAGTCCTACCAGGGCTACTTTGGTCTGTTCGTGCTCTTCCTGGGCTGCTGGCTGTTCTACCAGACCACCGAGGGCGCCAAGAGCAAGCAGAAGACCGCCAAGCTCGCGGCCAAGGCCTTCGAGGACGCGGTCAAGAAGCAGAAGTGCGGCGAGAGCCTGGAAGGCTGCGACATCGGCCTGAAGATCAAGAAGTTCACCGCCAGCACCTGCGAGTTCACCTTCTACGGCGTGCCCCTGCAGTTCAACCCGCTGATCCCCTTCATCGGCGGCGCGGTCATCTCCGCCATTGCGGCCTTCCTGGGCGTTGGCGGCGGCTTCCTGCTGGTGCCCTTCCTCACCAGCGTCACCCAGCTGCCCATGTACCTGGCCGCCGGCACCAGCGCCCTGGCCGTGCTGGTCAGCATGATCACCAGCATCATCACCCTCATCAGCAAGGGCACTCCCATCGAGTGGGGCTTCATCGGCACCGAGCTCATCGGCATCGCCGTGGGCTCCTTCATCGGCCCCATGACCTCCAAGTACCTGTCCGACAAGTGGATGAAGCGCATCTTCATCGTGTTGTCCGTGTACATCGGCGCGGGCTACACCCTGGCCGGCTTCACCGGATTCAAGATTCCGGGCGTCTAG
- a CDS encoding ATP-binding protein, which produces MRLWQTAMFRYGRLSLKNKIFVSILGVVLLISVAIAFLARYILVSSLTTELEMRGSAIAHSIAERGSGYVLDKNTPLLLSLIFDEARLHERKKLISYIFVTDQNDEVLAHTMTRAFPQELRQANALPPTESRSVRLVSVDQEDIHDIAVPIREGLYRIGTVHVGLSKSHIDSLIATLRLTFLGFISAIILIIFFLSNRITQYITHPLSKLTRIADELSRGNFDITMDLQEEDEHWKPMDCPAYENTEMPCWHFDQSARSAAAHRTCKNCVFYRKRDGDEVAQMGDSFRNMVWSIKLYRRRLRESEEKYRSLFDSGPDPVFVVDCEDFRIADANPRALELYGYDKEELIGMSYLALGPENRKDCLLSYEGGETDDPAGGSGCLYHPKVLHYKKGMRPFYVNVHACPISYRGRHAIIISVADITEMIEKDAQLIQAGKMKSLGEMSAGIAHELNQPLNAIKMGSEFLAILDESGQTAPPEAFRQVVREISGQVDRAAEIINTLRSFGRKAEMLKEPVDVNAPIKSVLTIVRRQFELDNIRFHLELAEGLPKVLAHDNRLQQVFFNLLTNARDAINEASSPSDEGARRSITIATRTEGQSVVVEVRDTGIGMAEDMRDKIFEPFFTTKETGQGMGLGLAITYGIVRDYGGQIRIDSAPGKGAAINLHFPQAE; this is translated from the coding sequence ATGAGGCTGTGGCAGACCGCCATGTTTCGTTACGGGCGCTTGAGCCTCAAGAACAAGATCTTCGTCTCCATTCTGGGCGTGGTGCTCCTCATCAGCGTGGCCATCGCCTTCTTGGCGCGCTACATCCTGGTGTCGTCGCTCACCACCGAGCTTGAGATGCGCGGCAGCGCCATCGCCCATTCCATAGCCGAGCGCGGCAGCGGCTACGTGCTGGACAAGAACACCCCGCTCCTGCTCTCCCTGATCTTCGACGAGGCCCGGCTGCACGAGCGCAAGAAGCTCATCTCCTACATCTTCGTCACCGACCAGAACGACGAGGTGCTGGCCCATACCATGACCCGGGCCTTTCCCCAGGAACTGCGCCAGGCCAACGCCCTGCCGCCTACCGAAAGCCGCAGCGTGCGCCTTGTTTCCGTGGACCAGGAGGACATTCACGACATCGCCGTGCCCATCAGGGAAGGCCTGTACCGCATCGGCACCGTGCACGTGGGCCTGTCCAAAAGCCACATCGACAGCCTCATCGCCACTCTGCGCCTGACCTTCCTGGGCTTCATCTCGGCCATCATCCTCATCATTTTCTTCCTCTCGAACCGCATCACCCAGTACATCACCCACCCGCTGTCCAAGCTCACCCGCATCGCCGACGAGCTTTCCCGCGGTAATTTCGACATCACCATGGACCTGCAGGAGGAGGACGAGCACTGGAAGCCCATGGACTGCCCGGCCTATGAGAACACCGAGATGCCCTGCTGGCATTTCGACCAGTCCGCCCGGTCGGCCGCGGCGCACCGCACCTGTAAGAACTGCGTGTTCTACCGCAAGCGCGATGGCGACGAGGTGGCGCAGATGGGCGACAGCTTCCGCAACATGGTGTGGAGCATCAAGCTGTACCGCCGCCGCCTGCGCGAGAGCGAGGAGAAGTACCGTTCGCTCTTCGACTCCGGCCCGGACCCGGTGTTCGTGGTGGATTGCGAGGACTTCCGCATCGCCGACGCCAACCCGCGCGCGCTGGAGCTCTATGGTTACGACAAGGAGGAGCTCATCGGCATGAGCTACCTGGCCCTTGGGCCGGAGAACCGCAAGGATTGCCTGCTTTCCTACGAGGGCGGCGAGACGGACGACCCCGCCGGCGGAAGCGGCTGCCTGTACCACCCCAAGGTGCTGCACTACAAGAAGGGGATGCGCCCCTTCTACGTCAATGTGCACGCGTGTCCCATCTCCTATCGCGGCCGCCACGCCATCATCATCTCCGTCGCGGACATCACGGAGATGATCGAGAAGGACGCCCAGCTCATCCAGGCGGGAAAAATGAAGTCCCTGGGCGAAATGAGCGCGGGCATCGCCCACGAGCTGAACCAGCCGCTCAACGCCATCAAGATGGGCAGCGAATTCTTGGCCATTCTGGACGAAAGCGGCCAGACCGCCCCGCCCGAGGCCTTTCGCCAGGTGGTGCGCGAAATCAGCGGCCAGGTGGACCGCGCCGCGGAGATCATCAACACCCTGCGTTCCTTCGGCCGCAAGGCCGAGATGTTGAAAGAGCCCGTGGACGTGAACGCGCCGATCAAAAGCGTGCTCACCATTGTGCGCCGCCAGTTCGAGCTGGACAACATCCGCTTTCATCTGGAGCTGGCCGAGGGACTGCCCAAGGTGCTGGCCCACGACAACCGCTTGCAGCAGGTGTTTTTCAATCTGCTCACCAATGCCCGCGACGCCATCAACGAGGCCAGCAGCCCCTCGGACGAGGGGGCGCGGCGCTCCATCACCATCGCCACCCGGACCGAGGGCCAGAGTGTGGTGGTGGAAGTGCGCGACACCGGCATCGGCATGGCGGAGGACATGCGCGACAAGATTTTCGAGCCCTTCTTCACCACCAAGGAGACCGGGCAGGGCATGGGCCTGGGGTTGGCCATCACCTACGGCATCGTGCGCGACTACGGCGGGCAGATCAGAATCGACAGCGCGCCGGGCAAGGGCGCGGCCATAAACCTGCATTTTCCGCAGGCCGAATAG